The uncultured Desulfovibrio sp. genome contains a region encoding:
- a CDS encoding sigma-54 dependent transcriptional regulator encodes MVSNCILVVDDDDAHRGMLRTMLRSWGYAVEEATDGDEAIPLVREKSFDAVLTDVRMARMDGIHALKNILEYNPALPVVLMTAYSSVETAVEALRLGAYDYLVKPLDFEALRHTLEKAIEHSRLSVENRELRRQLSDAAARPGILGRSAPIRAMQEIIATVAPTEATVLISGESGTGKELVARALHCASARADKPLVTVNCAALAENLLESELFGHEKGSFTGADRRREGRFAQANGGSLFLDEIGEMPLALQSKLLRALQQGEVQRVGADAAITVDVRILAATNRDLREEVAQKRFREDLYFRLNVICIEVPPLRDRAEDIPVLAAHFLERFASRNRKSVRGFSPQALACMLRYGWPGNVRELENAVERAVILCNGDLITERELPSVVTGPALPDERQPEVDASLAGLPLDAVERRAIEETLRQTGDNKSEAARQLGITRATLHNKLRKYGLE; translated from the coding sequence ATGGTGAGCAACTGCATACTGGTTGTAGACGATGACGATGCACACCGCGGCATGCTGCGCACCATGCTGCGCTCTTGGGGCTATGCTGTGGAAGAAGCCACGGACGGCGACGAGGCCATTCCGCTGGTGCGCGAAAAATCCTTTGACGCCGTGCTGACTGACGTGCGCATGGCGCGCATGGACGGCATCCACGCGCTCAAAAACATTCTTGAATATAATCCGGCTCTGCCCGTGGTGCTCATGACGGCCTATTCATCAGTGGAAACAGCCGTGGAAGCTCTGCGCCTCGGCGCATACGACTATCTGGTCAAGCCGCTGGATTTTGAGGCTCTCAGGCATACGCTTGAAAAAGCCATTGAGCATTCGCGCCTCAGTGTGGAAAACCGCGAGCTGCGCCGTCAGCTCAGCGATGCCGCCGCGCGCCCCGGCATCCTTGGTCGCAGCGCCCCCATCCGCGCCATGCAGGAGATTATCGCCACTGTTGCCCCAACTGAGGCCACAGTGCTCATTTCCGGCGAATCCGGCACAGGCAAGGAACTGGTGGCCCGCGCCCTGCACTGCGCCAGCGCAAGAGCGGATAAACCGCTGGTAACAGTGAACTGCGCGGCCCTGGCCGAAAATCTGCTGGAATCTGAGCTGTTCGGGCACGAAAAAGGCTCGTTCACCGGCGCGGATCGCCGCCGCGAGGGGCGCTTTGCCCAGGCCAACGGCGGTTCGCTTTTTTTGGACGAAATCGGCGAGATGCCTCTTGCCCTTCAGTCAAAGCTCTTGCGCGCCTTGCAGCAGGGCGAGGTGCAGCGCGTGGGGGCCGATGCCGCCATAACCGTGGATGTGCGCATACTGGCGGCCACCAACCGCGACCTGCGCGAAGAAGTGGCCCAAAAGCGCTTTCGCGAGGATCTGTATTTCCGCCTCAATGTTATTTGTATTGAAGTGCCGCCCCTGCGCGACCGCGCCGAGGATATCCCCGTGCTTGCCGCGCATTTTCTGGAACGCTTTGCCAGCCGCAACCGCAAAAGCGTGCGCGGATTTTCGCCGCAAGCTCTGGCCTGCATGCTGCGTTACGGCTGGCCCGGCAATGTGCGCGAACTGGAAAATGCCGTGGAACGCGCCGTGATTCTCTGCAACGGCGACCTCATCACCGAGCGCGAACTGCCCTCTGTGGTCACAGGCCCCGCCCTGCCCGACGAGCGCCAGCCCGAGGTGGACGCCTCCCTGGCAGGCTTGCCCCTGGATGCCGTGGAGCGCCGCGCCATTGAGGAAACGCTACGCCAGACAGGCGACAACAAGAGCGAGGCGGCCCGGCAGTTGGGCATCACAAGGGCTACTCTGCATAACAAGCTCCGCAAGTACGGACTTGAGTGA
- a CDS encoding HD family hydrolase, producing MSESKSNNGDFPAMDVSADRLDRIADFFNEVGMLRHTPRTGYAFLGTGQENVAEHSYRVSVMGYVLARMCDMDPARVTYLCLFHDLHEARTGDLNYVNHRYAQCQARKALEDCVDGTGLEGDVLPLWDELAEEASREAILAHDADQLDLICNLKAELDKGNAFAAQWLESAVKRLRSPAAQQVAEAVLRADHNRWWYGQVEREWWVRRGR from the coding sequence ATGAGTGAATCCAAGAGCAACAACGGTGATTTCCCGGCTATGGACGTGAGCGCGGATCGGCTTGACCGGATTGCGGATTTTTTTAACGAAGTCGGCATGCTGCGGCATACGCCCCGCACGGGTTACGCCTTTTTGGGCACCGGGCAGGAGAACGTGGCCGAACATTCCTACCGGGTGAGCGTCATGGGCTATGTGCTGGCTCGCATGTGCGATATGGATCCGGCGCGGGTGACGTATCTTTGCCTGTTCCATGATTTGCACGAGGCGCGCACGGGCGATCTGAACTACGTGAACCACCGCTACGCGCAGTGCCAGGCCCGCAAGGCGCTGGAAGACTGTGTGGATGGAACCGGGCTTGAGGGAGACGTGCTGCCCCTCTGGGACGAGCTGGCGGAAGAAGCCAGCCGTGAGGCCATTCTGGCGCACGATGCCGACCAGCTTGATCTTATCTGCAACCTCAAGGCCGAGTTGGACAAGGGCAATGCCTTTGCCGCCCAGTGGCTGGAAAGCGCGGTAAAGCGTCTGCGCAGCCCTGCGGCGCAGCAGGTGGCAGAGGCTGTGCTGCGTGCGGATCACAACCGCTGGTGGTATGGGCAGGTTGAGCGGGAATGGTGGGTGCGGCGAGGTCGCTAA
- the argB gene encoding acetylglutamate kinase, giving the protein MKNATVVIKYGGHAMDKPELSSAFAADLAQLTEQGMGLVVVHGGGPQISALLKRLSIESHFVDGLRVTDAATMEAVEMVLCGQVNKAVVNEFTRQGVRAAGISGRDGGLLRAKVKNPALGLVGTVETVDPALPRCLLNGGFVPVVAPVASGPDGEALNINADTAAGALAGAIGAEYFVLISDVPGVLDADGRIIPSLNRTEIQNLREAGVITGGMIPKVEACLNALDAGCQRALILDGRSPSSLRRYLLDDAPLGTVVA; this is encoded by the coding sequence ATGAAAAACGCTACAGTCGTTATCAAATACGGCGGACACGCCATGGACAAGCCCGAACTCAGTTCGGCCTTTGCCGCAGACCTTGCGCAGCTTACCGAACAGGGCATGGGCCTTGTGGTGGTGCACGGCGGCGGCCCGCAAATTTCTGCCCTGCTCAAACGCCTGAGCATTGAAAGCCATTTTGTGGACGGCCTGCGCGTTACAGATGCCGCCACCATGGAAGCTGTTGAAATGGTGCTGTGCGGGCAGGTGAACAAGGCCGTGGTCAACGAATTTACACGTCAGGGCGTGCGCGCTGCGGGCATTTCAGGCCGCGACGGCGGGCTGCTGCGCGCAAAGGTGAAGAATCCCGCCCTCGGCTTGGTGGGTACTGTGGAAACGGTCGACCCCGCCCTGCCCCGCTGCCTGCTGAATGGAGGCTTTGTGCCCGTTGTGGCCCCTGTGGCCTCCGGACCGGACGGCGAAGCCCTGAACATCAATGCCGACACCGCCGCAGGCGCGCTGGCAGGGGCCATCGGCGCGGAATATTTTGTGCTGATCTCTGATGTTCCCGGCGTGCTGGATGCTGACGGAAGGATCATTCCCAGCCTCAACCGCACGGAAATCCAGAACCTGCGTGAGGCGGGCGTCATCACCGGGGGTATGATCCCCAAGGTGGAAGCCTGCCTTAACGCCCTGGACGCAGGCTGCCAACGCGCGCTCATTCTTGACGGGCGTTCGCCTTCAAGCCTGCGCCGCTACCTGCTTGACGATGCCCCGCTTGGCACTGTGGTCGCCTAG
- a CDS encoding ATP-binding protein translates to MENGGVMAAKSAAKDASRNEDWNSEALAAANVGLWVIDIDRNTGHISMLANPVTLRLLGASEEMTPAECFNFWVDRVDARSRPHLWAIHDEFIADTAMHEVRYQYNHPTWGLVPVRCGGRRISADHDDVVRVVGYHQDMTELHEAHQSLREGLVRLSLACRLGWLGVFEIARLENSGLDITGNDVFYEQFGINTASNTADRLEIMGSRIVSEDQPKWRKLCNPAGWTAGGQEHLDLRVAHPRKGLRWYALAYEIVSGPGVLRIAGYISDVTEARQHERILREAKEAAEAANAAKSIFLANMSHEIRTPMNGIMGMAHLVLNTPLNPQQRDYVEKIHATCESLLDIINDLLDFSKIEANHLELENLPFEPRKELESVMSLLRPKVGHKLKDFSLESHMDPRVPEILSGDALRLRQILLNLGGNALKFSERGTVRLAVELLEQSDGKARLAFLVSDEGIGMSPDELARAFTPFSQADTSITRRFGGTGLGLSLCRRLIALMGGSISVQSEPGQGSVFRVELPFAICSQDCAQEQAEESSGDEAASLKGLRVLLAEDGDINREIMEVLLEDMGITCISAVNGQEAVEIWNQRSAEIDIVLMDVQMPVMDGYSATRAIRASNLPEAKTVPIIAMTAYAMRGDAERSMQEGMDAHLTKPVNLADLRRTLKLFSRNPAE, encoded by the coding sequence ATGGAAAACGGGGGAGTTATGGCCGCAAAAAGCGCTGCAAAAGACGCGTCCCGCAATGAGGACTGGAACAGCGAAGCCTTGGCTGCTGCCAATGTGGGGCTGTGGGTCATTGATATAGACAGAAACACCGGTCATATATCCATGCTTGCCAATCCGGTGACCCTGCGCCTGCTTGGTGCAAGCGAAGAAATGACCCCCGCAGAGTGCTTCAACTTCTGGGTGGACAGGGTTGATGCCCGCTCCCGCCCCCATCTGTGGGCCATCCATGACGAATTTATTGCAGACACTGCCATGCATGAGGTGCGCTACCAGTACAACCATCCCACGTGGGGGCTGGTGCCTGTGCGCTGCGGCGGGCGGCGCATCAGCGCCGATCATGATGATGTTGTGCGGGTTGTCGGCTATCATCAGGATATGACGGAGCTGCACGAGGCGCATCAGAGCCTGCGCGAGGGGCTTGTGCGGCTTTCTCTGGCCTGTCGCCTGGGCTGGCTTGGAGTTTTTGAGATAGCGCGCCTTGAAAATTCCGGTCTGGACATCACAGGCAACGATGTTTTTTATGAGCAGTTTGGCATCAATACGGCCTCGAACACGGCGGACAGACTTGAGATCATGGGTTCGCGCATTGTAAGCGAGGATCAGCCCAAGTGGCGCAAACTGTGCAACCCCGCAGGGTGGACGGCTGGCGGGCAGGAGCATCTGGATTTGCGGGTTGCTCACCCGCGTAAGGGCTTGCGCTGGTATGCCCTGGCCTATGAGATTGTGAGCGGGCCGGGAGTGCTGCGCATTGCCGGTTATATCAGCGATGTGACTGAGGCGCGCCAGCACGAGCGCATCCTGCGCGAGGCCAAGGAGGCCGCCGAAGCCGCCAATGCCGCCAAGAGCATTTTTCTGGCCAACATGAGCCACGAGATACGCACCCCCATGAACGGCATCATGGGCATGGCGCATCTGGTGCTCAACACCCCCCTGAATCCCCAGCAGCGGGATTATGTGGAAAAAATCCATGCAACCTGTGAATCTCTGCTGGATATCATCAACGATTTGCTGGATTTTTCAAAAATTGAGGCCAACCATCTGGAGCTTGAAAATCTGCCTTTTGAGCCGCGCAAGGAACTTGAGTCGGTCATGTCCCTGCTGCGGCCCAAGGTTGGGCACAAGCTCAAGGATTTCAGTCTTGAGAGTCACATGGACCCTCGCGTCCCGGAAATCCTCTCCGGTGATGCCCTGCGCCTGCGGCAGATCCTGCTGAATCTGGGCGGCAACGCCCTGAAATTTTCCGAGCGCGGCACGGTGCGTCTGGCCGTGGAGCTGCTGGAACAAAGTGACGGCAAGGCGCGGCTGGCCTTTCTTGTGAGCGATGAAGGCATTGGCATGTCGCCCGATGAACTGGCCCGCGCATTTACGCCTTTTTCGCAGGCGGATACGTCCATCACCCGCAGATTTGGCGGCACGGGGCTTGGCCTCTCCTTATGCCGCCGCCTGATCGCCCTCATGGGCGGGAGCATTTCCGTGCAGAGCGAGCCGGGTCAGGGGAGCGTTTTTCGTGTGGAACTGCCCTTTGCCATTTGCAGCCAGGACTGCGCGCAGGAGCAGGCAGAAGAAAGCAGCGGGGACGAAGCCGCATCGCTTAAGGGCCTGCGGGTTCTTTTGGCCGAAGACGGCGATATTAACCGCGAGATCATGGAAGTGCTGCTGGAAGACATGGGCATAACCTGCATTTCTGCCGTCAACGGGCAGGAGGCCGTGGAAATCTGGAACCAGCGGAGCGCGGAGATTGATATTGTCCTCATGGATGTGCAGATGCCGGTTATGGACGGCTATTCCGCGACGCGCGCCATCAGGGCCAGTAACCTGCCGGAGGCGAAAACCGTGCCCATTATCGCCATGACGGCCTATGCCATGCGAGGCGATGCGGAACGCAGCATGCAGGAAGGCATGGACGCGCACCTGACCAAGCCCGTTAACCTTGCCGATCTTCGGCGCACGCTCAAACTTTTCAGCCGCAACCCGGCAGAGTAG
- the gltX gene encoding glutamate--tRNA ligase has translation MTQVVTRFAPSPTGHLHIGGARTAIFCWLLARHSGGRFHLRIEDTDLLRSKQEYTDSILASMRWLGLDWDGELTYQTQRADVYNRYVDKLLETGHAYWCSCTPEEVEAMREEARQNGLKPRYNGRCRERNIGPGEGHCVRLKAPVAGKVVFDDLVKGKIAVDVTELDDMVIRRADGMPTYNMAVVVDDYEMGITHVVRGDDHVSNTPRQILIYEALGLPVPRFGHVPMILGPDRQKLSKRHGARAVIEYQQDGLLPQALVNYLVRLGWSHGNQELFTKEELIEYFDGTNLNPAAAAFDPAKLEWCNAHFMRELPLPELAALVAPFVEEAGLGTLPQEKLEPLCVMFRERANNLKALGEAFRPLVVPAAELSYVEKDKAKHFTDAGKAHLQALSAVFAACEPFTAGALEAALNAYVADNGLKFKEVAPPLRTALMGFMGGSHLNEIMAFLGKQETLARLQRAMG, from the coding sequence ATGACTCAAGTGGTAACCCGATTTGCACCCAGCCCGACAGGGCATCTGCACATAGGCGGTGCACGTACCGCCATTTTTTGCTGGCTTCTGGCCCGCCACTCCGGCGGACGTTTTCATCTGCGCATTGAAGACACTGATTTGCTGCGCTCCAAGCAGGAATATACCGATTCCATCTTAGCCTCCATGCGCTGGCTTGGGCTGGACTGGGACGGCGAGCTGACCTACCAGACCCAGCGGGCCGACGTGTACAACCGCTATGTGGACAAGCTGCTGGAAACAGGCCACGCCTACTGGTGCTCCTGCACGCCGGAAGAAGTGGAAGCCATGCGCGAAGAAGCCCGTCAGAACGGCCTGAAGCCGCGCTATAACGGACGCTGCCGCGAACGGAACATCGGCCCCGGCGAGGGGCACTGCGTGCGCCTCAAGGCGCCTGTGGCGGGCAAGGTGGTTTTTGACGATCTGGTGAAGGGCAAGATAGCCGTGGATGTCACCGAACTGGACGACATGGTTATCCGCCGCGCAGACGGCATGCCCACCTACAATATGGCCGTGGTGGTGGACGACTACGAAATGGGCATCACCCATGTTGTTCGCGGCGACGACCACGTTTCCAACACGCCGCGCCAGATTCTTATTTATGAAGCTCTGGGTCTGCCCGTGCCCCGCTTTGGGCATGTGCCCATGATCCTTGGCCCGGATCGGCAAAAGCTCTCCAAGCGCCACGGCGCGCGGGCTGTCATTGAGTATCAGCAGGACGGCCTCTTGCCTCAGGCTCTGGTGAACTATCTGGTGCGGCTTGGCTGGTCGCACGGCAATCAGGAGCTGTTCACCAAGGAAGAGTTGATCGAATATTTTGACGGCACCAACCTGAACCCTGCCGCTGCGGCCTTTGACCCGGCCAAGCTGGAATGGTGCAACGCCCATTTCATGCGTGAGCTGCCCCTGCCAGAACTGGCGGCGCTGGTTGCACCTTTTGTGGAAGAGGCCGGGCTCGGCACATTGCCGCAAGAAAAGCTTGAGCCATTGTGCGTCATGTTCCGCGAGCGGGCCAACAACCTCAAGGCGCTGGGCGAGGCCTTCCGTCCGCTGGTGGTGCCTGCCGCAGAACTCAGCTATGTGGAAAAGGACAAGGCCAAGCATTTTACCGATGCGGGCAAGGCGCACTTGCAGGCCCTCTCGGCTGTTTTTGCCGCGTGCGAACCTTTTACCGCTGGAGCTCTCGAGGCCGCGCTCAACGCCTATGTTGCCGACAACGGGCTGAAGTTCAAGGAAGTGGCCCCGCCTCTGCGCACGGCTCTCATGGGCTTTATGGGCGGCTCGCACCTCAATGAAATCATGGCCTTTCTGGGCAAGCAGGAAACCCTTGCCCGACTGCAACGGGCTATGGGTTAG
- a CDS encoding glycosyltransferase family 2 protein: MPDLQGEDVAGAPCPSHSSRPLVSFFAAGRNVQEYVEQAMRSMLDQTVDDFELLMLDDGSTDKTYDVMMGVQDPRVRVLRNTEGQGIARSLNRLMSQCRGRYWAHMDADDICAPQRLEKQLQLMQANPDIGICGCHFVAFLPSGEGGLFRLPLDSESIKANLLFKAPMAHPFVTFDGDLFSRLGIQYSEKMVCALDYELYLRIFLRHPQMAFANVDDVLGFYRRHDAQISTARSTEQAQYAFRAQMQVFQALGVAPGNRLMMHHRHLHGGVPVETAEDMSGLVDWAVTLRMANATRKLFSPDMFNALLYDRLAAAMQRSPHLAQPHLWRLQKWNCQQ; this comes from the coding sequence ATGCCGGATCTACAGGGCGAGGATGTCGCGGGCGCGCCATGCCCGAGCCATAGCAGCAGACCGCTGGTGTCTTTTTTTGCGGCAGGCCGCAATGTGCAGGAGTATGTGGAGCAGGCCATGCGCTCCATGCTCGACCAGACAGTTGATGATTTTGAATTGCTCATGCTGGATGACGGCTCCACCGACAAAACCTACGACGTCATGATGGGCGTGCAGGACCCGCGAGTGCGGGTTTTGCGCAATACAGAGGGGCAGGGCATCGCGCGCAGTCTCAACCGGCTTATGTCCCAGTGCCGGGGGCGGTACTGGGCGCACATGGACGCGGACGACATCTGCGCTCCGCAGCGCCTGGAAAAGCAGCTTCAGCTCATGCAGGCAAACCCCGATATTGGTATCTGTGGGTGCCATTTTGTGGCCTTTCTGCCATCCGGTGAGGGCGGGCTTTTCAGGCTGCCTCTTGATTCAGAAAGCATCAAGGCCAACTTGCTCTTCAAAGCGCCGATGGCGCATCCTTTTGTGACCTTTGACGGGGATCTTTTTTCCCGCCTCGGCATACAGTATTCTGAAAAAATGGTCTGCGCTCTTGATTACGAGCTTTACCTCAGGATATTTCTGCGTCATCCGCAGATGGCTTTTGCCAATGTGGATGATGTGCTCGGGTTTTATCGCAGGCATGACGCGCAGATTTCCACGGCCCGCAGTACCGAGCAGGCGCAGTATGCCTTCAGGGCGCAGATGCAGGTATTCCAGGCGCTGGGTGTTGCGCCTGGCAACCGCCTGATGATGCATCACCGCCATCTGCATGGCGGTGTCCCCGTTGAAACCGCTGAAGATATGTCTGGGCTTGTGGATTGGGCTGTCACCCTGCGCATGGCCAACGCAACCAGAAAACTTTTTTCGCCTGATATGTTCAATGCCCTGTTGTATGACCGGCTTGCAGCCGCCATGCAGCGCAGTCCGCATCTGGCGCAGCCCCACCTGTGGCGGCTGCAAAAGTGGAATTGTCAGCAATGA
- a CDS encoding alpha-1,2-fucosyltransferase: MIAHKGAAMSFSIDVAAIQRTALVKVDGGLGSQMWQYALSLAVGKHSSFTVKHDLSWFRHYGKDIRGVENRFFILNRVFTNINLRFPSENERLFFHIALNHYPDSICNFDPDILALKQPTYLGGYYVNAQYVTSAEKEIREAYVFAPAVEESNQAMLQTIHAAPMPVAVHVRRGDYIGSMHEVLTTRYFERAFKILAAAVQPKPTFFVFSNGMEWTKKAFAGLPYDFVYVDANDNDNVAGDLFLMTQCKHFIISNSSLSWWGAWLSQRAENKTVIMPSKWRGGKSPIPGECMRVEGWHMCPVE, translated from the coding sequence GTGATTGCGCATAAAGGAGCCGCAATGTCTTTTTCGATCGATGTAGCCGCTATCCAGCGTACGGCGCTTGTGAAGGTGGATGGCGGCCTGGGCAGTCAAATGTGGCAATACGCCCTTTCGTTGGCTGTGGGGAAACACAGTTCCTTTACGGTAAAACACGATTTGTCCTGGTTTCGCCATTACGGCAAAGATATACGCGGGGTCGAAAACAGGTTTTTTATCCTTAACCGGGTTTTTACCAATATCAATCTGCGCTTTCCTTCTGAAAACGAACGCCTGTTCTTTCATATAGCTCTCAATCACTATCCCGACAGCATTTGCAATTTTGATCCTGATATCCTTGCCTTAAAACAGCCCACCTACCTCGGCGGCTATTATGTCAATGCGCAGTATGTAACCAGTGCGGAAAAAGAAATCCGCGAGGCCTACGTGTTTGCGCCGGCAGTGGAAGAGAGCAACCAGGCCATGCTGCAAACCATACATGCCGCGCCGATGCCGGTAGCCGTGCACGTACGCCGCGGCGACTACATTGGCTCAATGCATGAGGTGCTTACCACACGGTATTTTGAACGCGCCTTCAAAATTTTGGCAGCGGCGGTGCAGCCAAAGCCAACGTTTTTTGTTTTCTCCAACGGCATGGAGTGGACAAAAAAAGCCTTCGCCGGTCTTCCCTACGATTTTGTTTACGTGGATGCCAACGACAACGACAATGTCGCCGGGGATCTCTTTTTGATGACGCAGTGTAAACACTTCATCATCTCAAATTCTTCGCTGAGCTGGTGGGGGGCCTGGCTTTCGCAGCGGGCGGAGAATAAAACCGTCATCATGCCCAGCAAGTGGCGTGGCGGTAAAAGCCCCATCCCGGGAGAATGCATGCGAGTGGAAGGCTGGCATATGTGCCCGGTAGAATAA
- a CDS encoding DUF268 domain-containing protein — protein sequence MKSEEMALKERFLLRFLEVAEQLQDDGRFLCRKEDLHPCLNDAQGTTPFDAHYIYHTAWAARVLARTRPASHIDISSSLYFVSIASAFVPITFYDYRPAPLTLGNLRCKRADLTSLPFADESVDSLSCMHVVEHIGLERYGDPFSPQGDITAMRELVRVLGKGGRLLFVVPIGGVAKIHYNAHRIYTYSAVLEAFGSLCLEEFALVTDRGEFIAHASEAEAQQQKYGCGCFLFRKQK from the coding sequence GTGAAAAGTGAAGAAATGGCGCTGAAAGAACGGTTTCTTCTGCGGTTTCTGGAAGTGGCGGAGCAGCTGCAAGATGACGGGCGTTTCCTCTGCCGCAAGGAAGATCTGCACCCCTGTCTGAATGATGCGCAGGGCACAACCCCCTTTGACGCCCATTATATCTACCATACGGCATGGGCGGCACGCGTTCTTGCACGCACGCGGCCTGCAAGCCATATAGACATTTCTTCGAGCCTCTATTTTGTGTCTATCGCGTCGGCCTTTGTGCCCATCACGTTTTACGACTATCGTCCCGCCCCCCTTACTCTTGGCAACCTGCGCTGCAAGCGGGCCGACCTTACCAGCCTCCCCTTTGCTGACGAAAGTGTGGATTCACTGTCGTGCATGCACGTTGTGGAGCATATTGGCCTTGAGCGCTACGGCGATCCTTTTTCCCCGCAGGGGGATATTACAGCCATGCGCGAACTGGTGCGTGTTCTTGGCAAGGGGGGGCGTCTGCTCTTTGTTGTTCCCATAGGCGGGGTGGCAAAAATTCACTACAACGCCCACCGTATCTACACATACAGCGCGGTGTTAGAGGCCTTTGGCTCCCTGTGTCTTGAGGAATTTGCCCTTGTCACCGACAGGGGAGAATTCATTGCGCATGCCTCAGAAGCGGAAGCGCAGCAACAGAAGTACGGCTGCGGTTGCTTTCTTTTCAGAAAACAGAAGTAG
- the fliR gene encoding flagellar biosynthetic protein FliR gives MDVYNYDPASVLSLLLTMMRVSIVMFMLPVFSTNNIPTQVKAAITIVFCLGVWPHLTLPAAALPAHPFDVALMMLGEMVLGLVLGMAVNFLFMGIQAGGELLGFQMGFTMINFADPLTGNQTGVTAFFLWMVSLLVFLSLDGHLYMIKGFAASFDLVPPGGLFIGPVVLRQVLYLASQMFVLALQIAAPVMVALFMVEVSLGLMARTSPQIPIMEFGFPIKVMVGFFFLGLLMVIMSDRIASFVQGLDGLFINLLRSMSPLYQ, from the coding sequence ATGGATGTTTATAATTACGATCCGGCCAGTGTGCTCAGCCTGCTGCTCACCATGATGCGCGTAAGTATCGTCATGTTCATGCTGCCCGTATTTTCCACCAACAACATCCCCACGCAGGTCAAGGCGGCCATAACCATTGTTTTTTGCCTGGGCGTATGGCCGCACCTCACGCTCCCAGCCGCCGCATTGCCTGCGCATCCCTTTGACGTGGCACTCATGATGCTGGGAGAGATGGTGCTGGGTCTGGTGCTTGGCATGGCCGTCAATTTTCTGTTTATGGGCATTCAGGCGGGCGGTGAGCTGCTGGGCTTTCAGATGGGCTTTACCATGATCAACTTTGCCGATCCGCTCACCGGCAACCAGACAGGCGTCACGGCATTTTTTCTGTGGATGGTGTCCCTGCTCGTTTTTCTTAGTCTTGACGGGCATCTGTATATGATCAAGGGATTTGCGGCCTCATTTGACCTGGTGCCGCCGGGAGGTTTGTTTATCGGGCCCGTGGTGCTGCGTCAGGTCCTGTATCTGGCGTCGCAGATGTTTGTGCTGGCCTTGCAGATCGCAGCCCCGGTCATGGTGGCCCTGTTCATGGTTGAAGTGTCGCTGGGCCTCATGGCCCGCACCTCGCCGCAGATACCCATTATGGAATTTGGTTTCCCCATCAAGGTGATGGTGGGCTTTTTCTTTCTGGGGCTGCTCATGGTCATCATGTCTGACCGCATCGCATCCTTTGTGCAGGGGCTGGACGGCCTGTTCATCAACCTGCTGCGGTCCATGAGTCCCTTGTACCAGTAA
- a CDS encoding nitroreductase family protein — translation MAIPTSRTQSAATVCIETALCTGCGQCVAVCKDFGLRLEGGKASRAPQPLFGCVGCGHCMAVCPVGAITVRGRALGPDDVFPLPPRSSAASFDAYYALLRRRRSVREFMPAEVEPGLVDRILDAARTAPMGVPPSDVNVLVLDSREKNRAFTSDFCAHLKTLGWLTAPWFLALMRPFWGKANDGLFRNFVRPALAAFTSSMDAGKNIVTYDAPLTMYFYGSPWADPADPLVAASLAMLAGEALGLGTCMIGSIHPLLQWGGSAARFRKRHGIRCKSREGVVVLFGYPSIHYSKGIERSFASVHRA, via the coding sequence ATGGCCATTCCCACATCGCGCACGCAAAGCGCGGCCACTGTCTGCATTGAAACCGCACTCTGCACTGGCTGTGGCCAGTGCGTTGCCGTGTGCAAGGATTTTGGCCTGCGGCTTGAAGGCGGCAAGGCCAGTCGTGCCCCCCAACCTCTTTTTGGCTGCGTGGGTTGCGGTCATTGCATGGCTGTTTGCCCCGTCGGGGCCATAACCGTGCGGGGTCGGGCGTTGGGGCCGGACGATGTGTTTCCCTTGCCGCCCAGGAGCAGCGCCGCGAGTTTTGATGCGTATTACGCCCTGTTGCGGCGGCGTAGAAGTGTGCGCGAATTTATGCCCGCCGAGGTGGAGCCCGGGCTGGTTGACCGCATCCTTGACGCAGCTCGCACCGCGCCCATGGGCGTACCACCTTCAGACGTCAATGTGCTTGTGCTGGACAGCAGGGAGAAAAACCGCGCCTTCACCAGTGATTTTTGCGCACACCTCAAAACCCTTGGCTGGCTCACTGCCCCATGGTTTCTTGCGCTCATGCGCCCATTCTGGGGCAAGGCCAATGACGGGCTGTTCCGCAATTTTGTGCGGCCTGCGCTGGCGGCGTTCACGTCTTCAATGGATGCGGGGAAAAATATCGTCACCTATGACGCGCCCCTGACCATGTATTTTTACGGTTCGCCCTGGGCAGACCCCGCGGATCCGCTGGTGGCCGCATCCCTTGCCATGCTGGCGGGCGAGGCTCTGGGCCTTGGCACCTGCATGATAGGTTCCATCCACCCTTTGTTGCAGTGGGGCGGCAGCGCTGCGCGTTTTCGCAAACGGCATGGCATCCGCTGCAAAAGCCGCGAGGGCGTGGTCGTGCTGTTTGGATATCCGAGCATCCACTATAGCAAGGGTATTGAACGGAGTTTTGCCTCGGTGCACAGGGCATAG